Proteins from a single region of Candidatus Binatus sp.:
- a CDS encoding polysaccharide biosynthesis/export family protein, producing the protein MSQKASAAIRNALLATFVLLAAGCAATDMKGDVSIAASEPAETGCVMSANYKSPSDERQNYRIQAGDDLAITFYRNPEFDTEVIVRPDGKISMRVVGDPEARGLSPTELSARLNKAYSSELLEPGVSVVVKNSPSRVVFVQGQVDHPAAVPLQPDMTALGAIAQAGGFSDGANPNDVVLIRRDFCGQPHGVRLQIGKVLSQKKDHDNEEDAQLLPGDLLVVPRSKIASIDLFMKQYVKDLLPVQPFMPIL; encoded by the coding sequence ATGTCGCAGAAAGCCTCGGCCGCGATCAGAAATGCGCTACTAGCCACATTCGTGCTGCTGGCCGCCGGGTGCGCCGCCACCGATATGAAGGGAGATGTCTCGATCGCCGCCAGCGAGCCGGCGGAGACCGGGTGCGTGATGAGCGCGAACTATAAGTCGCCGTCGGATGAACGGCAGAACTACCGAATCCAGGCCGGCGACGACCTGGCGATCACTTTCTACCGTAATCCCGAGTTCGACACCGAAGTTATCGTGCGGCCCGACGGCAAAATCAGCATGCGCGTGGTGGGTGACCCGGAAGCGCGCGGACTCTCGCCGACCGAGCTGAGCGCGCGGCTGAACAAAGCCTATTCGAGCGAGCTGCTGGAGCCGGGCGTAAGCGTGGTGGTGAAGAACAGCCCGAGCCGGGTGGTATTCGTGCAAGGACAGGTGGACCATCCCGCGGCCGTCCCGCTGCAGCCGGATATGACGGCGCTGGGCGCGATCGCGCAAGCGGGTGGTTTTTCGGATGGCGCCAATCCCAACGACGTGGTGCTGATCCGGCGCGACTTCTGCGGCCAGCCGCACGGCGTGCGGCTGCAGATCGGCAAGGTACTCAGCCAGAAGAAGGACCACGACAACGAGGAAGACGCCCAGTTGTTGCCCGGCGATCTGCTGGTGGTTCCGCGCAGCAAAATCGCGAGCATCGACTTGTTCATGAAGCAATACGTGAAGGATCTGCTGCCGGTGCAGCCGTTCATGCCGATTCTCTAG
- a CDS encoding helix-turn-helix domain-containing protein, giving the protein MERYPEILTVTQLAEYLQCDKSTIYRLIKSGEIPAFRVGSNWRFRREVIAQWLEQRSRPKKNGS; this is encoded by the coding sequence ATGGAAAGATACCCGGAGATCCTTACCGTTACTCAGTTGGCGGAGTATCTGCAGTGCGACAAATCGACGATCTATCGTCTGATCAAAAGCGGTGAGATACCGGCCTTCCGCGTGGGATCCAACTGGCGATTCAGGCGCGAGGTAATCGCGCAATGGCTTGAGCAGCGCAGCCGGCCCAAGAAGAACGGCTCGTAG
- a CDS encoding DUF1565 domain-containing protein, producing MRTQTFSKRHGGALLLAGIVWLASTGAAEASDLRIQQPRRGAIVSGDVAIVLSLSDRTDWCAAFIDGQLLAKSSPGVVSPYTLTWNSRLAIPTWHTISAKTYNRRGRLLAERSVVVSVSRSTVSSPTRSLTPTRTATRTRDTDRTPTRTSTASRTPTRTATVTKTATVTRTATRTRTPTPAASVTPTRTSTMTATPTATPTATAVGTTFYVSPSGSDSNSGLSRTAPWRTIQHAASSLPPGDVAIVMAGTYAERVLVSRSENAGAPITLQADSGAKVITRGFEVRADHVTIAGFEITNQATTEPAGYGVYVAGASNLISGNYLHDLYFEGIMVSGEGNPNSATTAQNLISKNVVVRAAMAGIHLEGQRNTAVGNDISATRQYPSGGPRRSGADADGIRFFGSGHAIRSNHIHDIPYGAAENPDPHVDCFQTWGPASSIMIERNFCVWSSTSASTDNEASSLESLSGASSQISYRSNVFVNMRQGINASDISGLAVLNNTWDNILEEAVILNSSPNASIINNIFYDVGSGSDSYACIDSGSQSGISIASNDHFMSQGSPGNYCSSAPYSSQDPLFADATGMDFHLQKTSSLIDRGTTMSTVPNDYDGVVRPQGAGYDMGAFEYH from the coding sequence ATGCGAACACAAACATTTTCGAAAAGGCATGGCGGCGCGCTGTTGCTGGCGGGGATCGTCTGGCTCGCCTCCACTGGCGCGGCGGAGGCATCCGATCTGCGGATTCAACAGCCGAGGCGGGGTGCGATTGTAAGCGGCGACGTCGCGATCGTGCTGTCGCTCTCCGATCGTACCGACTGGTGCGCCGCATTTATCGACGGGCAACTGCTGGCGAAGAGTTCTCCCGGGGTGGTGTCTCCTTACACTCTGACGTGGAATTCGAGATTGGCCATCCCGACGTGGCATACCATCTCCGCCAAGACATATAACCGGAGGGGGCGGCTGCTGGCGGAGCGGTCGGTCGTCGTTTCCGTCTCGAGGAGCACGGTTTCATCGCCGACGCGGAGCCTGACCCCGACCAGGACCGCGACCCGCACGCGGGACACCGACCGCACGCCGACGCGCACATCCACCGCGAGCCGCACTCCGACGCGGACCGCCACCGTGACCAAAACCGCCACGGTCACCCGAACGGCGACGCGCACTCGGACCCCAACTCCTGCGGCGTCGGTGACCCCGACCCGGACATCGACCATGACCGCGACTCCGACCGCCACACCGACGGCAACGGCGGTTGGCACAACCTTCTACGTTTCTCCCAGCGGAAGCGACTCGAATTCGGGGCTCTCCCGCACTGCTCCGTGGCGTACGATTCAGCACGCCGCCAGTTCGCTGCCGCCGGGCGACGTTGCGATCGTGATGGCAGGCACTTATGCCGAGCGTGTACTGGTCTCTCGTTCAGAAAATGCGGGCGCCCCGATCACGCTGCAGGCTGATTCCGGCGCGAAGGTCATCACGCGCGGATTCGAAGTGCGGGCCGATCATGTCACGATCGCGGGCTTCGAAATAACCAACCAGGCGACCACCGAACCCGCCGGATACGGCGTTTACGTCGCCGGCGCCAGCAATCTGATCAGCGGCAACTACCTGCACGATCTGTACTTCGAAGGAATCATGGTATCGGGAGAGGGAAATCCCAACTCCGCCACCACCGCGCAGAACCTGATTTCGAAAAACGTCGTGGTGCGGGCAGCGATGGCGGGGATCCATCTCGAGGGTCAGCGCAACACAGCCGTCGGCAACGATATCAGCGCTACCCGCCAATATCCGAGCGGAGGACCGCGGCGGAGCGGCGCCGACGCCGACGGAATACGCTTCTTCGGCAGCGGCCACGCAATCAGATCGAACCATATTCACGATATCCCGTATGGCGCCGCGGAGAACCCCGACCCGCATGTCGACTGCTTCCAGACCTGGGGCCCGGCCAGCAGCATCATGATCGAGCGCAACTTCTGCGTCTGGTCATCCACCTCGGCGAGCACCGACAACGAAGCGTCGAGCCTCGAGAGCCTCTCCGGCGCCAGCAGCCAAATCAGTTACAGGAGCAACGTGTTCGTGAATATGCGCCAGGGTATCAACGCGTCGGACATCTCCGGCCTCGCGGTGCTGAACAACACCTGGGACAATATCCTTGAGGAGGCGGTGATCCTGAATTCCAGCCCCAACGCCAGCATCATCAACAACATCTTCTACGATGTCGGCAGCGGCAGCGACAGCTACGCATGCATCGACAGCGGATCGCAATCGGGAATCTCGATTGCCTCGAACGATCATTTCATGTCGCAGGGAAGTCCGGGAAATTATTGCAGCAGCGCGCCGTACAGCTCGCAGGATCCTTTGTTCGCCGATGCAACCGGCATGGATTTCCATCTGCAGAAGACTTCGTCACTGATAGACCGGGGAACCACGATGAGCACCGTGCCGAATGACTACGACGGCGTGGTCCGGCCACAGGGCGCGGGGTATGACATGGGAGCGTTCGAGTATCATTGA
- a CDS encoding kelch repeat-containing protein, with protein sequence MSRAFATATSLTSGRVLIAGGVDSNYRYLPNVELYNAATRTFTALSPMTTGRAAHTATLLPGGAVLIVGGTTCVSGVCHKLASAEVFDPISQGFLPVGNLVTARAGHTATLLGDGTVLIAGGVDDEVIPSAEIFDPATARFTETATLISPRFMHSATLLLDGQVLLTGGRSCVDECEANPASKSAELYDPGRRQFFPAGTMRESRILHNSTLLPDGRVLISGGRSCIGDCEGDKTLQNTEIYDPGNGSFVLAANMSTARASHRAIALPDGRIFIYGGAWCSRRSGCSYLNSGELFQPDTETFIPATSGTVAGVNSVAALLPNQEVLIAGGRMRGSILRSADVFSF encoded by the coding sequence ATGTCTCGTGCATTCGCGACCGCCACCAGCCTGACCTCCGGCCGCGTCCTGATCGCTGGCGGAGTCGATTCGAACTATCGCTACCTTCCTAATGTTGAACTCTACAACGCTGCGACCCGTACCTTTACTGCCCTGTCGCCGATGACTACGGGGCGTGCGGCGCACACGGCAACCTTGCTGCCCGGCGGCGCGGTGCTGATAGTTGGCGGCACCACTTGCGTCAGCGGCGTCTGTCACAAACTTGCGAGCGCGGAGGTCTTCGATCCGATCTCGCAGGGGTTCTTGCCGGTCGGAAACCTGGTCACGGCGAGAGCGGGTCACACCGCTACGCTGCTCGGCGACGGGACGGTGCTGATAGCGGGAGGCGTGGATGACGAAGTCATCCCTAGCGCTGAAATTTTCGATCCCGCCACGGCACGCTTCACCGAAACCGCGACCTTAATCTCACCGCGTTTTATGCATTCGGCGACTCTGCTCCTCGACGGCCAGGTTCTGCTTACCGGCGGACGAAGCTGCGTCGATGAATGCGAAGCAAACCCGGCCAGCAAGAGCGCCGAACTCTACGATCCCGGCCGGCGCCAATTCTTTCCGGCCGGAACGATGCGCGAGAGTCGGATCCTGCACAACTCGACGCTCTTGCCGGACGGGCGAGTCCTGATTTCCGGCGGCCGTTCCTGCATCGGCGACTGTGAAGGCGACAAGACGCTGCAAAATACCGAAATCTACGATCCCGGTAACGGGTCGTTTGTCCTCGCGGCAAATATGTCAACGGCGCGGGCCTCTCATCGGGCGATCGCGCTACCCGATGGACGGATCTTCATTTACGGGGGCGCTTGGTGCTCCAGGCGCAGCGGGTGCTCGTACCTCAACAGCGGGGAACTGTTCCAGCCCGACACGGAAACCTTCATTCCGGCCACCAGCGGCACCGTCGCGGGCGTGAACTCGGTTGCGGCGTTGCTGCCGAATCAAGAGGTATTGATCGCGGGGGGAAGGATGCGCGGAAGCATTCTCAGATCGGCGGACGTGTTTTCCTTTTAA